GCACCAGGAACTCATGGTTGGGCCAGATGCCGCGCTGATCCTTGAGGTCCGTGTGGACTGCGTACGGGATCAAGATCGGCAGGTAGTCGTCCAGGTCGCGGCCCATGCACTCGAAGTGGCTGTTGTCGAGGTTGAGCTTGAAGCTGGGCGAGTTGACGGCCTGCATCAGCCAGACGACCTTCTCCGGCGCGTCCATCGCCTGCCCGACGTGCGGCTCCAGCACCAGCGTGACGCCGCGCGTGCCGGCGTACTCGGCCAGCGCCCCGAAGCGCTCGGCCAGCAGCGCCCTGTCGTGCTCGTAGGTCTCGGGCGTGCCGTACCCCATCGACACGACGCAGGGCGGCCCCTCCGGGCCGGCCAGATCGACGGCGAGGTCGATGGTCGCCCTGATGCGGTCGGCGTTGGCGCGGAGCTTGTCCGGGTCCGGCTCCAGCTGCGTGGCGTGCCCGGCGATGGCCGACAGCTCCAGCTCCGAGGCGGTCAGCAATTGTCGGATGCGCTTCTTCTCGGCCGCGTCGATGGTGACGGCGTCCAGCGGGAACGTCGGGCCGGAGACCAGGCAGGTGCTGGCGTAGCCGGCATCGCGGATAATCGCTAGCTGCTCGTCAACCGGTCGCTCGCGCATCGCCCAGGCACTGAACCCGAGCCGCATCTTGCTCATCTGTCGGTTCCTCCAGGCACGAGGCGCGACACGTCGGGCGCGGCCCGCACGATCTCATGTCGTCCTGAGCTTGCGAAGGACCTCACCCGCTGACGCGATCATTCGGGAGATCCTTCGCTGCGCTCGCAAGCTCGCTATGCTCAGGATGACAAACTTGCGAGTATCGAGTAGGGGCGACCAGCCCATGATGACGGGCGGTTACCCCTTGATGCCAGACATCGTGACGCCCTCGACGAAGAACCGCTGGCCGATGACGTAGAGCAGGAAGATCGGCAGCAGGCTCAGCGTGACGCAGGCCATCAGGATGTGCAGCTCCGAGTTCATCTGGCTGGCGAACTGGGCGATGACCAGCGTCAGGGGCCGCAGCTCCTTGGTCTGCACCACGATCAGCGGCCAGATGTACATGTTCCAGGCCGAGAGCGCGGTGATCACGCCGTAGGCCGTCATGGCGGGCTTGGAGAGCGGCAGGTAGATGCGCCAGTAGATGTCGAACGGGTTCGCGCCGTCCACCGTGGCGGCATCCCCGATCTCATCAGGGATCGTCATGAAGAACTGGCGGAACAGGAACGTGCCGAACGCGCCGTGCGCGAGGATCGGCACGATCAGCCCCTGGTAGGTGTCCTGCCAGCCGAGGCGCGCCACG
The Chloroflexota bacterium DNA segment above includes these coding regions:
- a CDS encoding sugar phosphate isomerase/epimerase, whose protein sequence is MSKMRLGFSAWAMRERPVDEQLAIIRDAGYASTCLVSGPTFPLDAVTIDAAEKKRIRQLLTASELELSAIAGHATQLEPDPDKLRANADRIRATIDLAVDLAGPEGPPCVVSMGYGTPETYEHDRALLAERFGALAEYAGTRGVTLVLEPHVGQAMDAPEKVVWLMQAVNSPSFKLNLDNSHFECMGRDLDDYLPILIPYAVHTDLKDQRGIWPNHEFLVPGEGDFDYARYLTAMEKAGYEGCVTVEISVMVQRRPDYDPAEVARRSFAVLRAAEEASGVSLIHR
- a CDS encoding carbohydrate ABC transporter permease; translation: MAAATSVVMPRRPARRIPWNSILIYAALIFGAFFMVMPFLYMLSTSLKPQNQVFMYPPRWIPNPIVWANYPTAAVRLTLMAFLNSVIFTGAIVIGQGLITTMGGFAFARLKFPFKNAIFLCYLGTMMIPFVVTMIPTFVIVARLGWQDTYQGLIVPILAHGAFGTFLFRQFFMTIPDEIGDAATVDGANPFDIYWRIYLPLSKPAMTAYGVITALSAWNMYIWPLIVVQTKELRPLTLVIAQFASQMNSELHILMACVTLSLLPIFLLYVIGQRFFVEGVTMSGIKG